The Oryza glaberrima chromosome 9, OglaRS2, whole genome shotgun sequence genome includes a window with the following:
- the LOC127784973 gene encoding kinesin-like protein KIN-7J isoform X1, with translation MAGEERPERIVVSVRLRPVNAREAERGDGSDWECAGPTTLTFRGAVPERAMFPASYSYDRVFSHECGTRQVYDEGARQVAMSVLSGINASIFAYGQTSSGKTYTMVGITEYSMSDIYDYIEKHPEREFILKFSAMEIYNEAVRDLLSSDATPLRLLDDPEKGTVVEKLTEETLRDKGHLLELLAVCEAQRQIGETAMNEASSRSHQILRLTVESSAKQFLGKGNSSTLIACVVLMKYLHLNFVDLAGSERASQTASAGMRLKEGSHINRSLLTLGKVIRQLSKGRNGHIPYRDSKLTRILQSSLGGNARTAIICTMSPAHCHIEQSRNTLLFANCAKDVVTNAQVNVVMSDKALVKHLQREIARLENELKFPASASCTSHAEILREKDELIKNLEEQLKELMEQKDTVQSQLDNFRKVASDGDINNHLARRWSRSSDSIPRIVSEGAFSSSDTQDIDYQDQTMDELSVPHSFPPSSQISDNTEEHEAQRVAHRAESEPPEEHCKEVQCIETNKLRSRRSQEFFQTPEKKTHTDDQKHSESMSNSAENAIKLYACDFEPSFDLEKPETEESLALKRCVVSSRDSALTRSRSCRASFMVIPNSWFDDSASTTPSCETFRYSTRRPEKVRKSLSPDEIADKSTGNAEEDKSTCNAEEETAVNDIGCVTEVKQKTEMNHAPQSSEQHQPKIAKEVATVSLSKWHIDFERKQQEIIELWHDCNVSIVHRTYFFLLFKGDQTDSIYMEVEHRRLSFIKNSLIADGELHATTASSLRNLRHERDMLYRQMVRKLHLAEKERLYGKWGIDMSTKQRRLQLSRRIWTQTGMDHVRESAALVAKLVEHLEKGQAIREMFGLSFSFKPRRSFSWVGVYSRD, from the exons atggcgggggaggagcggccGGAGCGGATCGTGGTGTCGGTGCGGCTGCGGCCGGTGAACGCGCgcgaggcggagcgcggcgaTGGCTCCGACTGGGAGTGCGCCGGCCCGACCACGCTCACGTTCCGCGGCGCCGTCCCCGAGCGCGCCATGTTCCCCGCCTCCTACAGCTACG ACAGGGTGTTCAGCCATGAGTGCGGCACGAGGCAGGTGTACGACGAAGGCGCCAGGCAGGTCGCCATGTCAGTGCTCAGTGGAATCAACG CGAGCATATTCGCGTACGGGCAGACGAGCAGCGGCAAGACCTACACCATGGTTGGCATCACGGAGTACAGCATGTCGGACATCTACGACTACATCGAGAAG CATCCTGAGAGAGAGTTCATCCTGAAGTTCTCGGCAATGGAGATATACAACGAGGCTGTCAGGGACCTCCTGAGCTCTGACGCAACGCCTCTCAGGCTTCTTGATGATCCAGAG AAAGGAACAGTTGTAGAAAAACTCACCGAGGAGACTCTGCGAGACAAAGGCCATCTTCTGGAGCTCCTTGCTGTGTGTGAAG CTCAAAGACAGATTGGGGAAACTGCTATGAATGAAGCAAGCTCCAGATCTCATCAAATACTCAGGCTG ACGGTTGAGAGTTCAGCTAAGCAGTTCTTGGGGAAAGGAAACTCGAGCACTCTTATTGCTTGTGTGGTATTGATGAAATACCTGCATCTT AATTTTGTTGATTTAGCAGGAAGTGAGCGTGCATCTCAGACGGCATCGGCTGGTATGAGGCTAAAGGAGGGCAGCCATATTAACAGAAGCCTGCTTACTCTAGGAAAGGTCATTCGCCAACTCAG CAAGGGGAGAAATGGCCATATCCCATACAGAGATTCAAAGCTCACCCGGATACTGCAGTCATCACTGGGAGGCAATGCAAGAACAGCAATCATCTGCACGATGAGCCCGGCACACTGCCACATCGAGCAGTCGAGGAACACTCTTCTGTTTGCTAACTGCGCGAAAGATGTCGTCACCAATGCACAGGTCAACGTGGTTATGTCAGACAAGGCACTGGTGAAGCATCTTCAGAGAGAGATCGCTAGGTTGGAGAACGAGCTGAAGTTTCCTGCATCAGCCTCTTGCACTTCTCATGCAGAGATTCTCAGAGAAAAGGATGAACTAATTAAGAAT CTGGAAGAACAGTTGAAGGAACTGATGGAGCAAAAGGACACCGTTCAATCTCAGCTTGATAATTTCCGCAAAGTTGCGAGCGACGGGGATATCAACAATCACTTAGCAAGGCGATGG AGTCGGTCTTCAGACTCGATTCCGCGCATTGTGTCAGAAGGTGCATTTTCATCTTCAGATACTCAAGACATTGACTATCAAGATCAAACAATGGATGAACTGTCAGTACCTCACTCGTTTCCACCAAGCAGCCAAATTTCTGACAACACAGAGGAACACGAAGCACAGAGAGTAGCTCATCGAGCTGAATCTGAGCCCCCTGAGGAGCACTGCAAGGAAGTGCAGTGCATCGAGACAAACAAGCTCAGGAGCAGGAGAAGCCAAGAATTCTTCCAAACACCTGAAAAGAAGACACACACTGATGATCAAAAGCATAGCGAAAGCATGTCAAATTCAGCAGAAAATGCCATCAAGCTATATGCGTGTGATTTTGAGCCGTCATTTGATCTCGAGAAGCCTGAAACTGAAGAATCTCTTGCCCTGAAGAGGTGTGTGGTTAGCTCCAGGGACAGTGCGCTTACTAGGAGTAGAAGCTGCAGAGCTAGCTTCATGGTCATTCCGAACAGCTGGTTCGATGACTCGGCGAGCACGACGCCGTCGTGCGAAACCTTCAGATATTCTACCAGAAGGCCAGAGAAGGTGAGGAAAAGCCTGAGTCCTGATGAGATCGCAGACAAGAGCACGGGCAACGCTGAAGAAGACAAGAGCACCTGCAATGCTGAAGAAGAGACTGCTGTGAATGACATCGGCTGCGTCACAGAAGTGAAGCAGAAGACAGAAATGAACCATGCACCCCAATCTTCAGAGCAACACCAG CCGAAAATTGCTAAAGAAGTTGCCACGGTCTCCCTTTCGAAATGGCACATCGATTTCGAGAGAAAGCAGCAGGAGATCATCGAGCTGTGGCATGACTGCAACGTCTCGATCGTACACCGGACctacttcttcctcctcttcaagGGCGATCAGACGGACAGCATCTACATGGAGGTAGAGCACAGGCGACTCTCCTTCATCAAGAACTCCCTCATCGCAGACGGCGAGCTCCACGCTACCACCGCATCAAG CTTGAGGAATCTTCGGCATGAGAGGGACATGCTGTACAGGCAGATGGTGAGGAAGCTGCACCTGGCCGAGAAGGAGAGGCTGTACGGCAAGTGGGGGATCGACATGAGCACCAAGCAGAGGAGGCTGCAGCTGTCGCGGCGGATCTGGACGCAGACCGGGATGGATCACGTCAGGGAGAGCGCCGCCCTCGTCGCGAAGCTGGTCGAGCACCTGGAGAAGGGGCAGGCCATCAGGGAGATGTTCGGGCTGAGCTTCAGTTTCAAGCCACGCAGATCTTTCAGCTGGGTCGGCGTCTACTCCCGAGACTGA
- the LOC127785236 gene encoding auxin-responsive protein IAA26 yields the protein MASYGDDGVELTELTLGPPGASARRARRGRKNGHPPPSSSMIQAAYFVKVSMDGTPYLRKVDVAAYGDYIELVEALNDMFYCSTIGLMDGYGEWEHAVVYEDGDGDWMLVGDVPWEMFVSSCKRMRVMRACEARGLSSNA from the exons ATGGCGagctacggcgacgacggcgtggagCTCACCGAGCTGACGCTGGGGCCTCCCGGAGCCAGCGCTCGCAGGGCCAGGCGCGGCAGGAAGAACggccatccgccgccgtcgtcctcgat GATTCAGGCAGCGTACTTCGTGAAGGTGAGCATGGACGGGACGCCGTACCTGAGGAAGGTGGACGTCGCGGCGTACGGCGACTACATCGAGCTCGTCGAGGCGCTCAACGACATGTTCTACTGCTCCACCATTG GACTGATGGACGGGTACGGCGAGTGGGAGCACGCCGTCGTgtacgaggacggcgacggcgactggaTGCTCGTCGGCGACGTGCCCTGGGA GATGTTCGTGTCTTCGTGTAAGAGGATGAGAGTGATGCGAGCTTGTGAGGCGAGAGGCTTGAGCTCAAACGCGTGA
- the LOC127784437 gene encoding protein MATERNALLY EXPRESSED GENE 5-like, with translation MSPLYSHHLNDQWQMSYVAGTNQSAIPLGGMARYSVGMDSGNHGATRTESRTLYVEGLPSNCTKREVAHIFRPFSGFREVRLVNKESRHAGSCNLLCFVDFSSPPEARAALETLQVITSYY, from the exons ATGAGCCCCCTCTATAGCCATCACTTGAACGATCAG TGGCAGATGTCTTATGTTGCTGGTACTAACCAAAGTGCGATTCCACTTGGTGGGATGGCCAGATATTCAGTGGGCATGGACAGTGGAAACCATGGCGCTACAAGAACTGAATCAAGAACTCTCTATGTGGAAGGACTACCTTCGAACTGCACAAAGAGAGAGGTTGCAC ATATTTTTCGCCCCTTTTCTGGTTTTCGTGAGGTGAGATTGGTCAACAAGGAGTCTAGGCAT GCTGGAAGCTGTAACCTCTtgtgttttgttgatttttcatCTCCTCCTGAAGCTCGTGCTGCTCTGGAGACTCTGCAAG TGATCACCAGTTACTACTAA
- the LOC127783516 gene encoding ras-related protein RABA3-like, whose product MVAEEEVVVGWEGEKEGEIDYVFKVVVVGDSAVGKTQLLGRFTKDEFFLDSKSTIGVEFQTRTLSLHRKRVKAQIWDTAGQERYRAVTSAYYRGALGAMVVYDITRRRTFENVARWVEELRAHADGSTVVALIGNKADTPAGRREVAADEAARFAEEQGLFFSEASALSGDNVDRAFLTLLEEIFAVVSRRALELDEARRMRDGGAAGGEVLSLKGTTLDVGSIMETSAMKKSSQCSCS is encoded by the exons atggtggcggaggaggaggtggtggtggggtgggagggggagaaggagggGGAGATCGACTACGTGTtcaaggtggtggtggtgggggactCGGCGGTGGGGAAGACGCAGCTGCTGGGGAGGTTCACCAAGGACGAGTTCTTCCTCGACTCCAAGTCCACCATCGGCGTCGAGTTCCAGACCCGCACCCTCTCCCTCCACCGCAAGCGCGTCAAGGCCCAGATCTGGGACACCGCCGGCCAAGAACG GTACAGGGCGGTGACGAGCGCGTACTACCGCGGCGCGCTGGGCGCCATGGTGGTGTACGACAtcacgcggcggcggacgtTCGAGAACGTGGCGCGGTGGGTGGAGGAGCTCCGGGCGCACGCCGATGGCTCCACCGTGGTGGCGCTGATCGGGAACAAGGCCGACACGCCGGCGGGCCggcgcgaggtcgccgccgacgaggccgcgcggttcgcggaggagcAGGGGCTCTTCTTCTCCGAGGCGTCCGCGCTGTCGGGCGACAACGTGGACCGCGCCTTCCTCACGCTGCTCGAGGAGATCTTCGCCGTCGTGTCGCGCAGGGCGCTGGAGCTCGACGAGGCACGGCGgatgcgcgacggcggcgccgccggcggcgaggtgctgTCGCTGAAGGGGACCACGCTGGACGTCGGCTCCATCATGGAGACCAGCGCCATGAAGAAGAGCTCGCAGTGCTCCTGCTCGTGA
- the LOC127785429 gene encoding B-box zinc finger protein 18-like, which yields MRTICDVCESAPAVLFCVADEAALCRSCDEKVHMCNKLARRHVRVGLADPNKVQRCDICENAPAFFYCEIDGTSLCLSCDMTVHVGGKRTHGRYLLLRQRVEFPGDKPGHMDDVAMQQKDPENRTDQKKAPHSVTKEQMANHHNVSDDPASDGNCDDQGNIDSKMIDLNMRPVRTHGQGSNSQTQGVDVSVNNHDSPGVVPTCNFEREANK from the exons ATGCGGACGATCTGCGACGTGTGCGAGAGCGCGCCGGCGGTGCTCTTCTGCGTGGCCGACGAGGCCGCGCTCTGCCGGTCCTGCGACGAGAAG GTGCATATGTGTAACAAGCTTGCTAGGCGGCACGTGAGAGTTGGGCTTGCAGACCCTAATAAAGTTCAACGCTGTGATATATGTGAAAATGCCCCCG CCTTCTTCTATTGCGAGATAGATGGTACATCACTTTGCCTTAGTTGTGATATGACTGTTCATGTTGGTGGGAAACGAACCCATGGAAGATACCTGCTCCTAAGGCAACGGGTTGAA tTTCCAGGAGATAAACCAGGTCATATGGATGATGTTGCTATGCAACAGAAAGATCCTGAAAACCGGACGGATCAAAAGAAGGCCCCTCACTCAGTAACAAAGGAGCAAATGGCAAACCATCATAATGTGTCTGATGATCCAGCCTCAGATGGCAACTGCGATGACCAGGGTAACATCGATTCCAAAATGATTGATCTTAATATGAGACCCGTCCGTACTCATGGACAAGGTTCAAACTCACAG ACTCAGGGCGTGGATGTTAGCGTCAACAATCATGATTCTCCAGGAGTGGTGCCAACATGTAATTTCGAACGAGAAGCCAACAAATAA
- the LOC127784436 gene encoding uncharacterized protein LOC127784436, whose amino-acid sequence MAAESYWQYQYAAVDPRQQAPAPVPVPTPALMWQQQQQQAGYQPAVAPVAPPMAAPPLPASPPPSFKRQRPEYFDMPSGLGNSLFHEAMSPHYVHRLNNQMFYAAGANQSAIPLGGMATYSAGMDSGNHGATITESRTLYVEGLPSNCTKREVAHIFRPFSGFREVRLVNKEIRHAGSCNLLCFVDFSSPPEARAALETLQGYKFDEHDHESSNLRIQFSLTPRRRPIGGPRVRN is encoded by the exons ATGGCCGCCGAGAGCTACTGGCAGTACCAGTACGCCGCCGTCGACCCGCGCCagcaggcgccggcgccggtgcctgTGCCCACGCCCGCGCTcatgtggcagcagcagcagcagcaggcggggTATCAGCCCGCCGTGGCGCCGGTCGCGCCCCCGATGGCtgctccgccgctgcccgccaGCCCCCCGCCGTCGTTCAAGCGCCAGCGCCCGGAGTACTTCG ACATGCCTTCTGGACTGGGAAACAGCCTCTTCCACGAAGCAATGAGCCCCCATTATGTCCATCGCTTGAACAATCAG ATGTTCTATGCTGCTGGTGCTAACCAAAGTGCTATTCCACTTGGTGGGATGGCCACATATTCAGCGGGCATGGACAGTGGAAACCATGGCGCTACAATAACTGAATCAAGAACTCTCTATGTGGAAGGACTACCTTCGAACTGCACAAAGAGAGAGGTTGCAC ATATCTTTCGCCCCTTTTCTGGTTTCCGTGAGGTGAGATTGGTCAACAAGGAGATTAGGCAT GCTGGAAGCTGTAACCTCTtgtgttttgttgatttttcatCTCCTCCTGAAGCTCGTGCTGCTCTGGAGACTCTGCAAG GCTATAAGTTTGATGAACATGACCATGAGTCTTCCAACCTGCGCATACAATTCTCTCTCACTCCTCGCAGGAGGCCAATTGGTGGGCCTCGTGTTAGAAACTAA
- the LOC127784973 gene encoding kinesin-like protein KIN-7J isoform X2 translates to MAGEERPERIVVSVRLRPVNAREAERGDGSDWECAGPTTLTFRGAVPERAMFPASYSYDRVFSHECGTRQVYDEGARQVAMSVLSGINASIFAYGQTSSGKTYTMVGITEYSMSDIYDYIEKHPEREFILKFSAMEIYNEAVRDLLSSDATPLRLLDDPEKGTVVEKLTEETLRDKGHLLELLAVCEAQRQIGETAMNEASSRSHQILRLTVESSAKQFLGKGNSSTLIACVNFVDLAGSERASQTASAGMRLKEGSHINRSLLTLGKVIRQLSKGRNGHIPYRDSKLTRILQSSLGGNARTAIICTMSPAHCHIEQSRNTLLFANCAKDVVTNAQVNVVMSDKALVKHLQREIARLENELKFPASASCTSHAEILREKDELIKNLEEQLKELMEQKDTVQSQLDNFRKVASDGDINNHLARRWSRSSDSIPRIVSEGAFSSSDTQDIDYQDQTMDELSVPHSFPPSSQISDNTEEHEAQRVAHRAESEPPEEHCKEVQCIETNKLRSRRSQEFFQTPEKKTHTDDQKHSESMSNSAENAIKLYACDFEPSFDLEKPETEESLALKRCVVSSRDSALTRSRSCRASFMVIPNSWFDDSASTTPSCETFRYSTRRPEKVRKSLSPDEIADKSTGNAEEDKSTCNAEEETAVNDIGCVTEVKQKTEMNHAPQSSEQHQPKIAKEVATVSLSKWHIDFERKQQEIIELWHDCNVSIVHRTYFFLLFKGDQTDSIYMEVEHRRLSFIKNSLIADGELHATTASSLRNLRHERDMLYRQMVRKLHLAEKERLYGKWGIDMSTKQRRLQLSRRIWTQTGMDHVRESAALVAKLVEHLEKGQAIREMFGLSFSFKPRRSFSWVGVYSRD, encoded by the exons atggcgggggaggagcggccGGAGCGGATCGTGGTGTCGGTGCGGCTGCGGCCGGTGAACGCGCgcgaggcggagcgcggcgaTGGCTCCGACTGGGAGTGCGCCGGCCCGACCACGCTCACGTTCCGCGGCGCCGTCCCCGAGCGCGCCATGTTCCCCGCCTCCTACAGCTACG ACAGGGTGTTCAGCCATGAGTGCGGCACGAGGCAGGTGTACGACGAAGGCGCCAGGCAGGTCGCCATGTCAGTGCTCAGTGGAATCAACG CGAGCATATTCGCGTACGGGCAGACGAGCAGCGGCAAGACCTACACCATGGTTGGCATCACGGAGTACAGCATGTCGGACATCTACGACTACATCGAGAAG CATCCTGAGAGAGAGTTCATCCTGAAGTTCTCGGCAATGGAGATATACAACGAGGCTGTCAGGGACCTCCTGAGCTCTGACGCAACGCCTCTCAGGCTTCTTGATGATCCAGAG AAAGGAACAGTTGTAGAAAAACTCACCGAGGAGACTCTGCGAGACAAAGGCCATCTTCTGGAGCTCCTTGCTGTGTGTGAAG CTCAAAGACAGATTGGGGAAACTGCTATGAATGAAGCAAGCTCCAGATCTCATCAAATACTCAGGCTG ACGGTTGAGAGTTCAGCTAAGCAGTTCTTGGGGAAAGGAAACTCGAGCACTCTTATTGCTTGTGTG AATTTTGTTGATTTAGCAGGAAGTGAGCGTGCATCTCAGACGGCATCGGCTGGTATGAGGCTAAAGGAGGGCAGCCATATTAACAGAAGCCTGCTTACTCTAGGAAAGGTCATTCGCCAACTCAG CAAGGGGAGAAATGGCCATATCCCATACAGAGATTCAAAGCTCACCCGGATACTGCAGTCATCACTGGGAGGCAATGCAAGAACAGCAATCATCTGCACGATGAGCCCGGCACACTGCCACATCGAGCAGTCGAGGAACACTCTTCTGTTTGCTAACTGCGCGAAAGATGTCGTCACCAATGCACAGGTCAACGTGGTTATGTCAGACAAGGCACTGGTGAAGCATCTTCAGAGAGAGATCGCTAGGTTGGAGAACGAGCTGAAGTTTCCTGCATCAGCCTCTTGCACTTCTCATGCAGAGATTCTCAGAGAAAAGGATGAACTAATTAAGAAT CTGGAAGAACAGTTGAAGGAACTGATGGAGCAAAAGGACACCGTTCAATCTCAGCTTGATAATTTCCGCAAAGTTGCGAGCGACGGGGATATCAACAATCACTTAGCAAGGCGATGG AGTCGGTCTTCAGACTCGATTCCGCGCATTGTGTCAGAAGGTGCATTTTCATCTTCAGATACTCAAGACATTGACTATCAAGATCAAACAATGGATGAACTGTCAGTACCTCACTCGTTTCCACCAAGCAGCCAAATTTCTGACAACACAGAGGAACACGAAGCACAGAGAGTAGCTCATCGAGCTGAATCTGAGCCCCCTGAGGAGCACTGCAAGGAAGTGCAGTGCATCGAGACAAACAAGCTCAGGAGCAGGAGAAGCCAAGAATTCTTCCAAACACCTGAAAAGAAGACACACACTGATGATCAAAAGCATAGCGAAAGCATGTCAAATTCAGCAGAAAATGCCATCAAGCTATATGCGTGTGATTTTGAGCCGTCATTTGATCTCGAGAAGCCTGAAACTGAAGAATCTCTTGCCCTGAAGAGGTGTGTGGTTAGCTCCAGGGACAGTGCGCTTACTAGGAGTAGAAGCTGCAGAGCTAGCTTCATGGTCATTCCGAACAGCTGGTTCGATGACTCGGCGAGCACGACGCCGTCGTGCGAAACCTTCAGATATTCTACCAGAAGGCCAGAGAAGGTGAGGAAAAGCCTGAGTCCTGATGAGATCGCAGACAAGAGCACGGGCAACGCTGAAGAAGACAAGAGCACCTGCAATGCTGAAGAAGAGACTGCTGTGAATGACATCGGCTGCGTCACAGAAGTGAAGCAGAAGACAGAAATGAACCATGCACCCCAATCTTCAGAGCAACACCAG CCGAAAATTGCTAAAGAAGTTGCCACGGTCTCCCTTTCGAAATGGCACATCGATTTCGAGAGAAAGCAGCAGGAGATCATCGAGCTGTGGCATGACTGCAACGTCTCGATCGTACACCGGACctacttcttcctcctcttcaagGGCGATCAGACGGACAGCATCTACATGGAGGTAGAGCACAGGCGACTCTCCTTCATCAAGAACTCCCTCATCGCAGACGGCGAGCTCCACGCTACCACCGCATCAAG CTTGAGGAATCTTCGGCATGAGAGGGACATGCTGTACAGGCAGATGGTGAGGAAGCTGCACCTGGCCGAGAAGGAGAGGCTGTACGGCAAGTGGGGGATCGACATGAGCACCAAGCAGAGGAGGCTGCAGCTGTCGCGGCGGATCTGGACGCAGACCGGGATGGATCACGTCAGGGAGAGCGCCGCCCTCGTCGCGAAGCTGGTCGAGCACCTGGAGAAGGGGCAGGCCATCAGGGAGATGTTCGGGCTGAGCTTCAGTTTCAAGCCACGCAGATCTTTCAGCTGGGTCGGCGTCTACTCCCGAGACTGA
- the LOC127784147 gene encoding 30S ribosomal protein S31, mitochondrial has product MAMRLAAAAAFVRRLVPARTPVISAEAEAVTCGRGDKKTKRGKRFKGSYGNARPKREKKIERIKDRVEVPRSTPWPLPFKLI; this is encoded by the coding sequence ATGGCGatgcggctggcggcggcggcggcgttcgtgcGACGCCTCGTGCCGGCGCGAACTCCGGTGAtctcggcggaggcggaggcggtgaccTGCGGGCGCGGGGACAAGAAGACCAAGCGCGGGAAGCGGTTCAAGGGCTCCTACGGCAACGCGCGGCCGAAGCGGGAGAAGAAGATCGAGCGCATCAAGGACCGCGTCGAGGTGCCCCGCTCCACCCCGTGGCCGCTCCCCTTCAAGCTCATCTGA